The Fictibacillus arsenicus genome contains a region encoding:
- a CDS encoding MetQ/NlpA family ABC transporter substrate-binding protein has protein sequence MKKITRLIIGLTAIIALAGCGASGEGEKKDITLGATVPYSDMLEKGVKPYLEKKGYKVEVKEFNDYVQPNISLKSGSLDANLFQHKVYMDAFSKENNMKLSSVVTVPTAPIGIYSNKFKSLEEIKPGSTVALANDPTNLARGLTVLRDNGLIEIDGKANPLRVSEKDVIKNPKKLKFQPVEAAQTPRTLESVDLAAVNGNFAISSGLNLEDAIVKDKLPEDIINRIVVLEEDKNSKLAKDLKAAVESEEFKKVINSEFEQFHKPEWMNKKTASK, from the coding sequence ATGAAAAAAATAACTCGTTTAATCATAGGGCTCACAGCCATCATAGCTTTAGCTGGATGTGGAGCTTCAGGAGAAGGGGAAAAGAAGGATATCACACTCGGAGCTACCGTTCCATATAGCGATATGCTTGAAAAAGGCGTTAAGCCATATTTAGAGAAAAAGGGATACAAAGTCGAGGTTAAGGAATTCAATGACTATGTACAGCCGAATATATCACTTAAAAGCGGTTCGCTGGATGCAAATCTGTTTCAGCATAAGGTGTATATGGACGCTTTTTCAAAAGAAAATAATATGAAATTATCAAGTGTAGTGACGGTTCCAACAGCACCTATCGGCATATACTCCAACAAATTTAAATCGCTCGAAGAAATCAAGCCTGGGAGCACGGTCGCACTAGCAAATGACCCAACAAATCTAGCTCGCGGTTTAACGGTTTTAAGAGATAACGGATTAATTGAGATTGACGGTAAAGCAAATCCGCTGCGAGTATCAGAAAAAGACGTCATAAAAAATCCGAAGAAGCTTAAATTTCAGCCAGTAGAGGCGGCTCAAACTCCCCGAACATTGGAATCTGTTGATTTAGCCGCGGTCAATGGAAACTTTGCGATCTCATCAGGTTTAAACTTAGAGGACGCCATTGTAAAGGACAAGCTTCCAGAAGATATCATTAATCGAATCGTTGTTTTAGAAGAAGATAAGAATTCAAAGTTGGCTAAAGATCTTAAAGCAGCTGTTGAATCTGAAGAATTTAAAAAAGTGATCAATAGTGAGTTTGAACAATTCCATAAACCTGAATGGATGAATAAGAAAACTGCTTCAAAATAA